DNA sequence from the Daphnia pulex isolate KAP4 chromosome 8, ASM2113471v1 genome:
TATGTCCATTCAGTTCATTATGACAAGTAGAATATTTTTATCCTAAgcgattaataatttttttttaaataacgagCGTTAGTTGTATCGCCTTTGGCCAGTCTGAGGCAATAAGATTCTTACGTACTTGTCCACGAAAATTTCTACAAAATAGAGGTTTTAaacacaatcttttttttaccgttaccaataaaaaaaaattattaatgatTCTTTTTATCACGAGTTTGATCCATAGAATTTTACGTTCCTCTGTGGTGAACATGTTCTCAAACTTTAACGGAAATTTCAAGATATGGCACGATTTTCAGTGTTGCTATTTTGTTTGAGGTGATTAGAATACGTTAGAGTCAATCTTCCAATAGACGTTGCCGAAAGTCACGTGACGCCGTATTTTACCCAATAAGATGATTCCTTGAATACTCTCAATCATGCCTATTCTCGACATGGCACGAAAAGTTTGTTTAACAAAGCCCCTGACAAAGCTGCCGCCAGATAAAGACCACGTCTTTATCCATGCCGCCATGTATACcagcaaaattaaaattaaaattagcaACGCCAAATTTTAACAGACTATGTCTGTAGTTGTAAATGGCATCGAATACCTTCGAAATGGGCCAAATCTACAaagtaagaattaaaaaaaaagatttctattttcaatcaatatattaatttgttttatgggTTTTAAAGGAGTTTTAGATAGGGCATAACATTCtgttttctgtattttttgaaaacattaattcctattttaaatcttatttGGCAACATCGCATACCACTCACAGTGAGCACTCTAGAGCTAGCACTTAACGAATCCCAGAGCCGGCTAACTGGTGGAAGACGTTGTCAAAGTGGTTACCagtgaagaaaataaatttacctgATTACAACAACCCGGTTATCATTTGAGATCAATTATCGATAAATTTGTTATAATATCTTCATGATCGTGTTACGTTGCAGTGTCtgcatagttttttttacagataagCATGCGGGGGTGATATTTCCGCCAACTCACCATCACCACCGACGGATAAATATAATTACTGGGCCGATGATCTTACGATTGTATTTGACGAAGCAACAAGAAACTGGGTAGACCGGAGGAAGGAGATGTGTTGTGGAAATATTGGAAGAGGACACAACCATCCCagccaaataaaattgatgcGAAGAGGTGGGCGCGATTCTTTACTGGAACTTGTCCAGCAAAGAAACCGCTTGCTCCTCCCATTATATTTATGTTTCCCATGGcgcatttcttattttgtgaaaaactCAACAACTCTGTACTTACTCAACAACTTGTACTAATTTTGCCAGTATCTTTAAAACGTAAAAGTTCAGGATTCCACCTCTTTGGCTTACACAGTAACACCGTGTCGTTAGGAAGTTTCCTTTGAGACTGACGGTCGAACAAAGGGTCGAACAAAAACCAGTTGGAATCTTTTCTCTGCGTGACACACAGCTCCACTCCGTTTTTTCCTCTCCGTTTGGCTTCACCAGCACTTGCAGAGTTTCTTCCTGGGTCGTCACGTAGCGTGGCGTCCTTCACGTTCGtacttatttaatttaatcgtgtgtgtgtatcttgAATTGTTGGAGCCCACGACGGGATCTCCTTTCTGgattccattttgatttgtgtCGAGACGCCTGGTTTGGTATTCATTGTGTACGTCTCTCGTCCCGATTTCCCGTAAGTGCCTGtgttatttgtgtttattgGCAGGCAACCAGTAGAAGATTTACAAATACATTGGCTTGACTTAACCGACGTTCCGTTTGTGTCTTTTCCGTTCCGTTACCCTACCAACTAACTACTAACTAAAAAGGATACAGAGGAACACAGTTCCTCTTCTTGGTTGCCATGGTTTCTGCTCTTtcccagattttttttccctttatccTTTTTATACCCCCGCGAACTGTAGCAAACCAGCTATTGctggaaaaacgaaaaaacccacaattaaattgttttttaatattgtttTTACCACATTACTACATAACAAAGTGAAATGTGTTGCTACAAATAtttccaacaataaaaaaaaattattgtaaaactgTAATTTCCTACTTAACAGAATTAAAAATACGATGATATTTCCTATCTTTCCCATGTTAAGACTCCCTTACCACTTCAACTAACGCCACCATACCGCCTGAAATCGGGCCCAATCGGGAAGGGCCCAATGGAGGTACCTTTTAACCTATTATACCATGCTTTCTAGTGTCGTGTGTCGTCTGATAGCCTTTTGCGAGGCGGAAATCTAGTTGTGATTACTTATTGCATGCTTACCTGCACAACTACTATGTCATCCAGTGATTTAAATATCTTTGTACTAAATTACCAAGTACAAATTATGATATGTATTCTGCAAGGATCAGATCAGAGGGTGAGTTGATGAACTGTTTcagttataaaaaataatctcaTCTTGCTAAAACACAgatgaatattaattttttaggtGTTGCACCATTGTTtacttgaattgaaaaaacttTCCATTGGAGTTGAACATCTCAAAGGAACTGGCATAAGACGGATAATAATTTGGTTGCAAAACATTGATGGAGCTGTTGGAGAAGAGGCACGATCTCTGGTCAACAAATGGAAAGAGATGGATGCGGCAGGAGAGAGTGACAGTGACCAAAGTTACTCTgatcaacaagaagaagacgccAGCCATCATCAATTAGAAACAACTAGTTATAACTCAAGCACGTCACCAACTCATCGTATAAAGGACAAGgattctaaaaagaaagattcaCTCAAGGACAAATGTAAAGAAGAGTCTGTGTCTATCCAAGACATcagtaagaagaaaaagagcaaagataaggaaaaaaaaacagtgcagaaaagaaaagggaagaagaaccAACAGATTTGAGTCATGAAGGAAAAAGGtatgttaaatttttaaatttctttcgactcgttttttttcaagcaaaaccattttttcccaTCTGTTTAGAACGAAAATTTTATCAGGAAATCGTTCTAGTGGTCTTGCGTTTGTACCAAGATTGAAAGAGAGCTGCAGCAGGCTTTTACAATCAAATGTGgattataaatataataaaatatgaccatgtaattttctttaattaaattctTTATCCTTTTCTTCAGCTCTCGATTACCTAAGAGTGCCGCATGAACTTATTCGTCCCGTACTTAAGAGAGCCAATTCTCATCAGTTGTATTTACTGGAACGCCAAAACCCCTATTTATTGGAGGACACGGACGAGCTGTGGAAGGTTCTTTGTCAAAAGGAATATAGGAAAGCTGTTCCAGAGGAAAAAGGAACTTGGCGAGATGTGAGAACAAGTCTAGTTGTTTTATTCAGTGACAAGCTGCGCACATACACTTAGTGGGGGAATAGagaggaagaatagagagagggagaatggAGAGGGAGAATAGAGAGGGAGGATGGAAAGGGAGAGTAGCAAGGGAGAATAGAGGAGAGAATAGAGAGGGAGAGTAAAGGCTGCTGGCGAAGCAGGAGGAGACCACGGAGTGGTCGACGATCGGCGGCTCGGCTGGCTGACGGACtgttggctgttgctgctgctgttgtcgaTGCTGCTACTCTGCAACTACTGATGCTACTGGCTACTGGCCTGCTACTGACTGCGAGGATTTCGTGGCTGCTGGGTTATATACTAGTAGTGTAGCCGGTTTAATTTAGAGATAGCTCTAAATTACACGGTCGTTCCGGTAGATTGCATGAGGGGAAAAGGTACCCCGAAATATTTGACAGTAGGGCAATAGGAATACGTATGGGCAATAATGAGGTGAGTGATGGGTCTGACTCGGCAGAGTCAGAGTAGTTGTAGATTGATTAGCTGATGCGGAAGCTGAGGTTGCGGAAAAGGAAAAGCGATGTGGGGGGAAAGGATCAATAGTTTGAAATACGTTATGTAAGGATGTTGACTGATTGAATAAATGTATTTACGGAAGTAAGGGAATTGGTCGAGGGATGACCAGTACAATAGAGAAGCTAAGAGTGGACTGAATAATAGTATATGCGCCTAGTGGGATAACATACGCTCCGGAGAGCCATAGGAGAACAGGACGTGTAAGACGATACATGAGACGTCATCACACGTTACACGAGACTTGTATTGGGTCTGTTCCTTACCTTCCTATTCCTcgtatttttctctttacaaATTCACTATTTCTAAATTTCGTGGCTCGATAGAAATGTAAGAACGAAAGTGAAGAACGATTCAAGAGTGTCACATCAAGTCTCAAACAGTCAATGGCAGAGGCTACACCACAGCGCACCACCAAGTTGGCATACGTTGAGAGTGTGGCTAAAGCACTGCGAGGTGTAGGCAAACCAGGAGAGGTACTCCAATTTTCCcctaaatttttacttttcagttctctttcgttttgttGTACGTTGTAAGTCTTGATATCCGTCTCCTCCGAGGGCCCAATTAATCGCGTTGAAATATGTAAAGGCTAGACGAGGTGCATCTGCTGTGCTGGCCAGCATGACGAACGCAAAGTCTGGAGCTCGTCCATTTGAAGCCTCAGCTAATCATGCTGGAAACGGAAGCACTGCCGTGGCCGAAGTATTAAAAACGGATGGGTCTGCTCCGCGATCTTCTAGCTCTTCTTCCGCATGTAAGATTTAATAACAAGTTCATAACATTATTTGCAAATTAATATAACATATTGTGTTCACTTTTAGCTGCGGCCAAGAAACCGAAGGTAGCACCCTTAATGCAGAAGACTCTCCTGGAAGCCTGGAAAAATCGTCGTCTTCAataagtcattttttaaaattcttatttaacCGAGCGTCGAAGAGATTTTATAGCCACCCACCACTCCCTCTAATTATCAAGGTATAGGGTGCTTTACTGTAGCAAGACATAAAGAAATACATGAACTTTTCATCGGATCGAATACAAGCTTTTAATCCATATACTGTGTTCGATGAATTactatttttgtaaaaagacACCCAAAAGtcggaaataaagaaatattcaCAAGTCTTTAATCGGAGGCGGCGATGCAGACCAAACTATTCCGGATACCTCGACCAAGATGGACAATTTTCGCGGGTGACGCAAATTGGTAAGAAGCTAACTCTCGCTGTTGTAGTCGTGACGCTGGTGTCAAACTAGACGTGGACGGATGTGCGACATTCCACACTTACAaacaacaagattccttcttTGCTAACCCGTGGCTGCTACCCTGGAATCTCCCTatttgtcaacaacaaaaaaagaggttaaatattgtgatcatgtatcatcattgtaagttgtgtttacattaAATTTAGAGAAGTTTTCAtactaatagcaattttaacgattgtttggttttttatttagatgttgCCTATAAGACCAAATGTAGGGCATCTGGTTATCCCTCCAAAATATTAGGCAATGACGACACGTTTAACGCGGATCATTCGTTTTGTCATCGAACTTGACTGattccatcttctggattgcttaggaaagctgattagtgttacctgtgtaacttcattgtcatgtcactgaatttaaattttgtttacattttatttcttgatttagccatttaggtaatgaccgagaagatgcggcctaCATGAACATCATTAAGGCGGCCAGCATGgcagcatcattcgactacccaaccggCTTCTATTACACTGCTCTCAAAATAGCACGGAGTCTTACCCTttagatttttggctgttagcgatgtgtgatggcgttcccttggacgagatgatgattttggcgAGAAAAGTATTGCGTGAGTGTATGTTTAAAACTGTggaattattcttttacttatttttttaatgtttttttttttcatttacaggaACCCTCAGGTTCCTAAAtaaaaagtcaacaaggtcccttgtttgctaacccaatggctgctacccttgaatatCTCTATTTGGCTCCTTACACAGTCCCTCTTTATTttaggtattgctttctgtcgaaACAATCTtctttgaataaatcaatgttcattctgcttacagggtaaaacttcgctactgatcatggactccattggtgaaactgaaaaccgacgagagaatgctgtaatccaagactgataaattatgtagttagattaaattacaagtgcatttctgggctcccttcttttctgtggccccgtttccctaactatcCACTAACcgccactaaccaacgcccgccggtggtcactcacccgctgtgaattCAGGAGGAGAGGAGGGCTCTGGtagaacggggacttggaaggcgcatgatccgacgaaaacttttagagggtcatgagtctaacccggaagcttagtatgactaatcgctccccagtaaaacttgcctcgcactcttaattctctcttcttccatttccaggtaatctccctggatctacgccgacactgaacgtgcgagttttagcaagcaatttaccacccaatttgaaaaaaagtgatagtttgttttcatggaaatttcgtcagacggttacaaaatttctaattcaacaatctcatgtagaaatgtgcatctagtctactggtgcaaattgcgattctgtaagattgattaatttaggtgatttgttaaaagaaattgtggGTAGCTGAGCAATTGAAgtaattcacttttttctcgTCCCATAATGAAAAATCCCTAGAACCCATCATGCCGAAGTTTCCTctctaaaataaattcaattgagTCGTCGTTGGTTATAATATCTATAGATctactgtatatatatctattatCATCTATAGATTGTAGAAATCTCAATCCCTAAAAAATCTGCCAAAAAATTAGGTCACAGCTTTATCGTagtatttttccgttttccttttattcaGGATTCGTTATTGCATCTTTgcatgttattattattattatttttttgtttcccattttttgcgttattcatttcatttatttaaaagatttacattatttaatcgttttttttttaaattctacaaTGAGTATCGTTAATGCGTACAAATTTTCAGCGTTTTTTATTACTCAGTTATTTAGTATGTTGTTAGAAATACTCAATCTCCGCCGCAGATAAGGGTGTTGTTTTGGGTGTAACCGAAGCGGTGGCCGACAGTCGGCCTGGTTCCTCTCTCCGGAGCGGTTGCAAGGGCATGGATCATCGATTAGCTCTGTTCCACTTAGTGCTCCTTTTCTTAGTCACTTGTCAGGTGTCACCATccccaaaaaatcaacaactCGGTaactattaataaaattaaaaggcgaaacaatgtattttttaaattcgatattttaaaattgtagaaGATTATCGTAATTCAGCTGACAAATGGTTATCAAAAGTTAACCAAAAGCTCGATAAAGCGGCAAATAGGCATGCGACTTTATCGTGGCAAATTCACACCAACAGAACGACATTAGCCGTTAAAGAATTGAGTAGAGAAGAGCGATCCCGATCGAAATTCAATGCCGAATTATGTGAGGAACGGAAGAGATGGGCTGTAGGACTATTAAGTCGAAGACAACAGAGAATGATGGCTCGATTGTGCCATGGAACACGATTAAATGAAGAACAAACTAAGTCAGTAAACTTTTCTATTGATAATAATTCTTAATACGAGTAATGTTAAAACgataatttgaaaagaatgtTGGTAGAAACTTCGTCACGATTGCAAGCAATCTATTCCGAAGCAGTCGTCAACGTGGCcggtcaaaattacactggCGAAAGTGAGATTAAAGACGTCATGACCAAAACCCGAGATTATTCATCTTTACTTGAAGCTTGGTCCGGTTGGCGAAATGCTGTTGGACCGCCATCTAAGCAATTATTTAGTCGCATGATTGAAATCAACAACTTTGGGGTCCAATCAGCAGGTACAGTAAACGcgacttttatttgatttcttcaattaCTATTGAGGAAATTTTAGGTTTTAACGATACAAGTGAAATATGGAAGAATGAACTGGGAATCAGTAACTTGGAAAACATTGTGGATGATCTATATGCAACAATTCAACCTTTATACGTTCAGCTGCATGCATTTGTTAGAGGTCGCTTGGCTGCCATCGACAAAACAGGAGTGGTTCATTCAGATCGTCCTTTGTCCGCTCATGTTTTAGGTATCAGTTGCTGACTAGGTCCTGGTGGAGACTTCGGAATCCCAGCGCCGTTGTCAATCAGATAACTActtatcttaaaaaatagttgtaaaaaatagtaatttaTAAGTGATTGTTTAAATTACATCTTTCTCTTTATCATTTTCActcatctttcttcttctttcggacCAATTTAATATTTAGATATAGTAATATTTTTTGCCGCAAATTTTCTTAGTGTATATATCAGCGTATATGATCATCCACTTTTTTGTCACAgggttttattttagtttccTCATTTTTGTCAAGATTCGGGTGCCATTGTTGCCTTTTCGTAAtttgattaatg
Encoded proteins:
- the LOC124200608 gene encoding angiotensin-converting enzyme-like yields the protein MDHRLALFHLVLLFLVTCQVSPSPKNQQLEDYRNSADKWLSKVNQKLDKAANRHATLSWQIHTNRTTLAVKELSREERSRSKFNAELCEERKRWAVGLLSRRQQRMMARLCHGTRLNEEQTKMLVETSSRLQAIYSEAVVNVAGQNYTGESEIKDVMTKTRDYSSLLEAWSGWRNAVGPPSKQLFSRMIEINNFGVQSAGFNDTSEIWKNELGISNLENIVDDLYATIQPLYVQLHAFVRGRLAAIDKTGVVHSDRPLSAHVLGISC
- the LOC124200607 gene encoding LOW QUALITY PROTEIN: transcription elongation factor B polypeptide 3-like (The sequence of the model RefSeq protein was modified relative to this genomic sequence to represent the inferred CDS: substituted 1 base at 1 genomic stop codon), yielding MSSSDLNIFVLNYQVQIMICILQGSDQRVLHHCLLELKKLSIGVEHLKGTGIRRIIIWLQNIDGAVGEEARSLVNKWKEMDAAGESDSDQSYSDQQEEDASHHQLETTSYNSSTSPTHRIKDKDSKKKDSLKDKCKEETKILSGNRSSGLAFVPRLKESCSRLLQSNVDYKYNKIXPSLDYLRVPHELIRPVLKRANSHQLYLLERQNPYLLEDTDELWKVLCQKEYRKAVPEEKGTWRDVRTSLKCKNESEERFKSVTSSLKQSMAEATPQRTTKLAYVESVAKALRGVGKPGEARRGASAVLASMTNAKSGARPFEASANHAGNGSTAVAEVLKTDGSAPRSSSSSSASAAKKPKVAPLMQKTLLEAWKNRRLQ